In a genomic window of Microterricola viridarii:
- a CDS encoding aminotransferase-like domain-containing protein: MNEFWNEIDDATPRGIAAAIARRITSGELRPGDRLPTVRALGTLLGVSPATVSHAWQALSQAGLIESRGRAGSFVRQHPQTWLPPRMLGLVAGGELPQDATHLDLSHGTPDPLLLPALGPALSRVSLRAETSSYHELPVVPELGRVLDESWPYRAESLTVVDGAQDAVSRSLESVVRFGDRVVLESPGFPAFFDLVSALGASVVPVAIDEHGILPSSLAVALRQGPSALVLQPRAQNPTGASMTAERAQELARVIRSARNGSQLIVVEDDHSGQISTAAPVSLGRWIPDQVLHVRSFSKSHGPDLRIAALGGPAALIDRIVSRRMLGPGWTSRMVQRILADLLTDGTALDEVTEARRQYYSRQKALNAELAQVGVHAVSGVGEASTTLPDGINLWLPVADERAALVQLAAAGIRVAPGSPFLAGGAVHTDAAIGGVSSVPGVGPGFVRVTAGMVRSNAAEVAGALAGAALPGPRAFYTLEA; the protein is encoded by the coding sequence GTGAACGAGTTCTGGAACGAGATCGACGATGCCACCCCGCGCGGCATCGCCGCGGCCATCGCCAGACGCATCACGAGCGGGGAACTTCGCCCCGGGGACCGGCTGCCGACGGTGCGCGCGCTCGGCACGCTGCTGGGCGTCAGCCCCGCGACGGTGAGCCACGCCTGGCAGGCGCTCAGCCAGGCCGGGCTGATCGAATCGCGCGGGCGGGCCGGCAGCTTCGTGCGGCAGCATCCGCAGACCTGGCTGCCGCCGCGCATGCTCGGCCTCGTCGCCGGCGGCGAGCTGCCGCAGGACGCCACCCACCTCGACCTCTCCCACGGCACCCCCGACCCGCTGCTGCTGCCCGCGCTCGGCCCGGCGCTGTCCCGTGTCTCGCTGCGGGCGGAGACCTCGAGCTACCACGAGCTGCCGGTGGTGCCGGAGCTCGGCCGGGTGCTCGACGAGAGCTGGCCGTACCGCGCCGAGTCGCTGACCGTGGTCGACGGGGCCCAGGACGCCGTCTCGCGCAGCCTCGAGTCGGTGGTGCGCTTCGGCGACCGGGTGGTGCTGGAGAGCCCCGGCTTCCCCGCCTTCTTCGACCTGGTCAGCGCCCTCGGTGCCTCCGTCGTGCCGGTCGCCATCGACGAGCACGGCATCCTGCCGAGCTCGCTCGCCGTGGCGCTGCGCCAGGGGCCGTCCGCACTCGTGCTGCAGCCGCGGGCGCAGAACCCCACCGGCGCCTCGATGACCGCGGAGCGGGCGCAGGAGCTGGCCCGGGTGATCCGCTCGGCCCGCAACGGCTCCCAGCTCATCGTGGTCGAGGACGACCACTCCGGCCAGATCAGCACGGCCGCCCCGGTCAGCCTCGGCCGCTGGATCCCCGACCAGGTGTTGCACGTGCGCAGCTTCTCCAAGTCACACGGCCCCGACCTGCGCATCGCCGCCCTCGGCGGGCCGGCCGCGCTGATCGACCGCATCGTGTCCCGGCGCATGCTCGGCCCGGGCTGGACCTCCCGCATGGTGCAGCGCATCCTCGCCGACCTGCTCACCGACGGCACCGCGCTCGACGAGGTGACGGAGGCACGCCGACAGTACTACTCGCGGCAGAAGGCGTTGAACGCCGAGCTGGCCCAGGTGGGCGTGCACGCGGTCTCCGGCGTCGGAGAGGCCTCGACCACGCTCCCGGACGGCATCAACCTCTGGCTGCCCGTCGCCGACGAGCGTGCAGCGCTGGTGCAGCTGGCGGCGGCCGGCATCCGCGTCGCGCCCGGCTCGCCCTTCCTGGCCGGCGGGGCGGTGCACACGGATGCCGCAATCGGCGGTGTCTCCTCGGTGCCCGGCGTCGGTCCCGGCTTCGTGCGCGTCACGGCCGGCATGGTGCGCAGCAACGCGGCCGAGGTGGCCGGGGCGCTGGCCGGCGCGGCGCTGCCCGGGCCGCGCGCCTTCTACACGCTGGAGGCGTAG
- a CDS encoding nitrilase-related carbon-nitrogen hydrolase, producing the protein MTGDTPKIVRAALTQTTWTGDKESMLDKHEQFARTAKEQGAQVICFQELFYGPYFGITEDAKYYDYAEPADGPIVQRFAALAKELGMVMVLPIYEEDQPGVYYNTAVVVDSDGTILGQYRKHHIPHLDKFWEKFYFRPGNMGYPVFNTAVGPIGVYICYDRHFPEGWRELALNGAQIVFNPNATKPGLSNRLWEIEQAAAAAANGMFVAASNRVGREDNEYGDLAVTFYGSSQVLDPRGNWVGELGSSTDEEVLVRDLDMSLVRQVRNDWQFFRDRRPESYTSIPKP; encoded by the coding sequence ATGACCGGCGACACCCCCAAAATCGTTCGAGCAGCACTCACCCAGACCACGTGGACCGGCGACAAGGAGTCCATGCTCGACAAGCACGAGCAGTTCGCGCGCACGGCCAAGGAGCAGGGCGCCCAGGTGATCTGCTTCCAGGAGCTGTTCTACGGCCCCTACTTCGGCATCACGGAGGACGCCAAGTACTACGACTACGCCGAGCCGGCAGACGGCCCGATCGTGCAGCGCTTCGCCGCCCTGGCGAAGGAACTCGGCATGGTGATGGTGCTGCCGATCTACGAGGAAGACCAGCCGGGCGTCTACTACAACACCGCCGTTGTGGTCGACTCCGACGGCACCATCCTCGGCCAGTACCGCAAGCACCACATCCCGCACCTCGACAAGTTCTGGGAGAAGTTCTACTTCCGCCCCGGCAACATGGGCTACCCCGTCTTCAACACCGCGGTCGGCCCGATCGGCGTCTACATCTGCTACGACCGGCACTTCCCGGAGGGGTGGCGCGAGCTCGCCCTCAACGGCGCGCAGATCGTGTTCAACCCGAACGCCACCAAGCCCGGCCTCTCCAACCGGCTCTGGGAGATCGAGCAGGCGGCCGCGGCCGCCGCCAACGGCATGTTCGTCGCGGCGTCCAACCGCGTCGGGCGCGAGGACAACGAGTACGGCGACCTCGCCGTCACCTTCTACGGCTCCAGCCAGGTGCTCGACCCGCGCGGCAACTGGGTCGGCGAGCTCGGTTCGTCCACCGACGAGGAGGTGCTCGTGCGCGACCTCGACATGAGCCTGGTGCGCCAGGTGCGCAACGACTGGCAGTTCTTCCGCGACCGCCGCCCCGAGTCCTACACGTCCATCCCGAAGCCGTAG
- the hydA gene encoding dihydropyrimidinase, producing MATTLITGGTVVTSTGRADADVLIDGEKIVAVLARGSVLLGTDLTAGVDTVIDATGKYVIPGGIDAHTHMSLPFGGTAASDNFETGTRAAAWGGTTTIIDFAVQTHGQKVQDGLATWHGMAAGQCAIDYAFHQIVGDVNPESLLALRGLPDEGISSYKMFMAYPGVFYSDDAQILRAMQVAADTGLMTMMHAENGPAIDVLVEQLLAQGKTDPYYHGVARAWQMEEEATHRAIMLANLTGAPLYVVHVSAKQAVEQLAAARDNGQNVFGETCPQYLYLSLEDQLGASSDEWGNFEGAKWVCSTPLRSKEEGHQHHMWQSLRTNDIQMVSTDHCPFCMKGQKDLGLGNFSKIPNGIGSVEHRMDLLYQGVVDGQITLERWVEITSTTPARMFGLYGKKGVIQPGADADIVVYDPNGHTSIGYPVDSDGNPTGRSHHMNMDHSAWEGYEIDGHVDTVLSRGKVVVTDRQYVGQKGDGQFVRRGLSQYLI from the coding sequence ATGGCAACGACCCTCATCACCGGCGGCACCGTGGTCACCTCCACGGGCCGGGCGGATGCCGATGTGCTCATCGACGGCGAGAAGATCGTGGCGGTGCTGGCGCGCGGCAGCGTGCTGCTCGGCACCGACCTGACGGCCGGCGTCGACACCGTCATCGACGCCACCGGCAAGTACGTGATCCCGGGCGGCATCGATGCGCACACGCACATGTCGCTGCCGTTCGGCGGCACCGCGGCATCCGACAACTTCGAGACGGGCACCCGGGCGGCCGCCTGGGGCGGCACGACGACGATCATCGACTTCGCCGTGCAGACCCACGGCCAGAAGGTGCAGGACGGCCTGGCCACCTGGCACGGGATGGCCGCGGGGCAGTGCGCGATCGACTACGCGTTCCACCAGATCGTGGGCGACGTGAACCCGGAGTCGCTGCTCGCGCTCCGCGGGCTCCCGGACGAGGGCATCTCGAGCTACAAGATGTTCATGGCCTACCCCGGCGTCTTCTACAGCGACGACGCCCAGATCCTGCGCGCCATGCAGGTCGCCGCCGACACCGGGCTGATGACGATGATGCACGCCGAGAACGGCCCGGCCATCGACGTGCTCGTCGAGCAGCTGCTCGCCCAGGGCAAGACCGACCCGTACTACCACGGGGTGGCGCGCGCCTGGCAGATGGAGGAGGAGGCGACGCACCGGGCGATCATGCTCGCCAACCTCACCGGGGCGCCGCTGTACGTCGTGCACGTGAGCGCCAAGCAGGCCGTCGAGCAGCTCGCGGCGGCCCGCGACAACGGCCAGAACGTCTTCGGCGAGACCTGCCCGCAGTACCTCTACCTCTCGCTGGAGGACCAGCTCGGCGCCTCCAGCGACGAGTGGGGCAACTTCGAGGGCGCCAAGTGGGTGTGCTCGACGCCGCTGCGCTCCAAGGAGGAGGGCCACCAGCACCACATGTGGCAGAGCCTGCGCACGAACGACATCCAGATGGTCTCCACCGACCACTGCCCGTTCTGCATGAAGGGGCAGAAGGACCTGGGGCTCGGCAACTTCTCCAAGATCCCGAACGGCATCGGCTCGGTCGAGCACCGCATGGACCTGCTCTACCAGGGCGTCGTCGACGGGCAGATCACGCTGGAGCGCTGGGTGGAGATCACCAGCACCACCCCGGCGCGCATGTTCGGGCTGTACGGCAAGAAGGGCGTCATCCAGCCGGGTGCCGACGCAGACATCGTCGTCTACGACCCGAACGGCCACACCTCGATCGGCTACCCCGTCGACTCCGACGGCAACCCGACCGGGCGCAGCCACCACATGAACATGGACCACTCCGCCTGGGAGGGCTACGAGATCGACGGCCACGTCGACACCGTGCTCTCCCGCGGCAAGGTGGTCGTCACCGACCGGCAGTACGTCGGCCAGAAGGGCGATGGCCAGTTTGTGAGGCGCGGGCTCAGCCAGTACCTCATCTAG
- a CDS encoding TIGR03842 family LLM class F420-dependent oxidoreductase: MDFGAVLQTNPPSARTVQLAKLAEDHGFSHVWTFDSHLLWQEPYVIYSQILAETRKVIVGPMVTNPATRDWTVTASLYATLNEMYGNRTICGIGRGDSAVRVTNGAPTTLTTLRESIHVIRELANSRSVEYNGATLQFPWSVGSKLDVWVAAYGPLALKLTGEVGDGFILQLADVDIAAWMIKTVRAAAEAAGRDPMSIKFCVAAPMYIGDDWEHMRDQCRWFGGMVGNHVADIVAKYGAHGEIPEALTDYIKAREGYDYNEHGRSGNTHASFVPDDIVDRFCLLGTAKEHIEKLEALKALGVDQFAGYLQHDNKEETLRVYGETVIPALSDHITAKA; this comes from the coding sequence ATGGATTTTGGAGCGGTACTGCAGACCAACCCACCCTCGGCGCGCACGGTGCAGCTGGCCAAGCTGGCAGAGGACCACGGCTTCAGCCATGTGTGGACCTTCGACTCGCACCTGCTCTGGCAGGAGCCCTACGTCATCTACAGCCAGATCCTGGCCGAGACGCGCAAGGTCATCGTCGGCCCCATGGTCACCAACCCGGCCACCCGGGACTGGACGGTCACCGCCTCGCTCTACGCCACGCTCAATGAGATGTACGGCAACCGCACCATCTGCGGCATCGGCCGCGGCGACTCCGCCGTGCGCGTCACCAACGGGGCGCCGACCACGCTGACCACGCTGCGCGAGTCGATCCACGTCATCCGCGAGCTGGCCAACTCCCGCTCGGTCGAGTACAACGGCGCCACCCTGCAGTTCCCGTGGAGCGTGGGATCCAAGCTCGACGTCTGGGTGGCCGCCTACGGCCCGCTCGCGCTCAAACTCACGGGGGAGGTCGGCGACGGCTTCATCCTGCAGCTGGCGGATGTCGACATCGCCGCGTGGATGATCAAGACCGTGCGCGCGGCGGCCGAGGCGGCCGGGCGCGACCCGATGTCGATCAAGTTCTGCGTCGCCGCCCCGATGTACATCGGCGACGACTGGGAGCACATGCGCGACCAATGCCGCTGGTTCGGCGGCATGGTCGGCAACCACGTCGCCGACATCGTCGCCAAGTACGGCGCGCATGGCGAGATCCCCGAAGCCCTCACCGACTACATCAAGGCGCGCGAGGGCTACGACTACAACGAGCACGGCCGATCGGGCAACACGCACGCCAGCTTCGTGCCGGACGACATCGTCGACCGCTTCTGCCTGCTGGGCACCGCCAAGGAGCACATCGAGAAGCTCGAGGCGCTCAAGGCGCTCGGCGTCGACCAGTTCGCCGGCTACCTGCAGCACGACAACAAGGAAGAGACGCTGCGGGTCTACGGGGAGACCGTGATCCCGGCCCTCAGCGATCACATCACGGCCAAGGCATGA
- a CDS encoding ABC transporter permease, producing the protein MTLTTSPPAELTEPAQTRRTGGGSGARRSGAPRGARELQVWAYGALGLAAIVIVWELYKLLAPADGVVIGGLRVLPRTTDLAMPHIWDMLARLFEPVTRAEGAAPLWAAVGAGALVTLGIAAVGWLVGLVVGVGLALVMLRWRLAEWGLLPWIILSQTVPLIAFAPIVRSWGSKIQIGGFEWADWMSVALIASYLAFFPIAIGALRGLQSPDVIHTELMRSYGIGWWRTLVKLRVPASVPYLLPALRLGAANAVIGAVVAEVSTGLQGGLGRILIQYAGQASGDPAKAWGPIFGAIVLGLVVAGSIALLGVFLKNYRRVEVNA; encoded by the coding sequence ATGACGTTGACCACCTCGCCGCCCGCAGAGCTGACCGAGCCTGCCCAGACCCGCCGCACCGGCGGGGGCTCCGGCGCGCGCCGGAGCGGCGCCCCGCGCGGCGCCCGGGAACTGCAGGTGTGGGCATACGGCGCGCTCGGCCTGGCCGCGATCGTGATCGTCTGGGAGCTCTACAAGCTGCTCGCCCCCGCCGACGGCGTCGTGATCGGCGGGCTCCGGGTTCTGCCGCGCACCACCGACCTGGCCATGCCGCACATCTGGGACATGCTCGCCCGGCTGTTCGAGCCGGTCACCCGGGCCGAGGGGGCTGCGCCGCTCTGGGCCGCCGTCGGCGCCGGCGCGCTCGTCACGCTCGGCATCGCCGCGGTCGGCTGGCTGGTCGGCCTCGTCGTCGGCGTCGGGCTCGCACTGGTGATGCTGCGCTGGCGACTGGCCGAGTGGGGCCTGCTGCCCTGGATCATCCTCAGCCAGACCGTTCCGCTCATCGCCTTCGCGCCGATCGTGCGCAGCTGGGGCTCCAAGATCCAGATCGGCGGCTTCGAGTGGGCAGACTGGATGTCGGTCGCCCTCATCGCCAGCTACCTCGCCTTCTTCCCGATCGCGATCGGCGCGCTGCGCGGCCTGCAGTCGCCGGACGTGATCCACACGGAGCTGATGCGCAGCTACGGCATCGGCTGGTGGCGCACCCTCGTCAAGCTGCGCGTGCCGGCATCCGTGCCCTACCTGCTGCCGGCGCTGCGCCTCGGCGCGGCCAACGCCGTCATCGGCGCCGTCGTCGCCGAGGTGTCGACGGGCCTGCAGGGCGGCCTCGGCCGCATCCTCATCCAGTACGCCGGCCAGGCCAGCGGCGACCCGGCCAAGGCCTGGGGCCCGATCTTCGGCGCCATCGTGCTCGGCCTCGTCGTGGCGGGCTCGATCGCCCTGCTCGGCGTCTTCCTCAAGAACTACCGACGCGTGGAGGTCAACGCATGA
- a CDS encoding ABC transporter ATP-binding protein, which translates to MNQAQHGAPSQTTADAVTVTGVDKTFDTRSGQVHALQGINLTVKAGEFVSLIGPSGCGKSTLMRIIADLDQPTAGSVAVFGKSAGQARLDQDYGIAFQQAGLLPWRTVAANVGLPLELHGVGSAARAARVAELLSMVGLTEFADRYPDQLSGGMQQRVAIARSLAESPSLLLMDEPFGALDEMTRERMQTELVRICAETQAAVVFVTHSIPEAVYLSDRVVVMSARPGRIQEIVPMRLDGERTESLREDTRYFEMITAVREALHGGNPGGGIATGGLATGAVAASAPVRGAETR; encoded by the coding sequence ATGAACCAGGCTCAGCACGGCGCACCGTCTCAGACAACCGCCGACGCCGTCACCGTGACCGGCGTCGACAAGACCTTCGACACCCGGAGCGGACAGGTGCACGCGCTGCAGGGCATCAACCTCACCGTCAAGGCCGGCGAGTTCGTGTCGCTGATCGGGCCGAGCGGGTGCGGCAAGTCCACCCTCATGCGCATCATCGCCGATCTCGACCAGCCCACCGCGGGGAGCGTCGCCGTCTTCGGCAAGAGCGCGGGCCAGGCGCGCCTCGACCAGGACTACGGCATCGCCTTCCAGCAGGCCGGCCTGCTGCCCTGGCGCACGGTCGCCGCCAACGTCGGCCTGCCGCTCGAGCTGCACGGGGTCGGCAGCGCCGCCCGCGCGGCCCGGGTGGCCGAGCTGCTGAGCATGGTCGGGCTCACCGAGTTCGCCGACCGCTACCCGGACCAGCTCTCGGGCGGCATGCAGCAGCGCGTCGCCATCGCCCGTTCGCTGGCGGAGAGCCCGAGCCTGTTGCTCATGGACGAGCCGTTCGGCGCGCTCGACGAGATGACCAGGGAGCGGATGCAGACGGAGCTCGTGCGCATCTGCGCCGAGACCCAGGCCGCCGTCGTGTTCGTCACCCACTCCATCCCGGAGGCCGTCTACCTCTCCGACCGCGTGGTCGTCATGTCGGCCCGCCCCGGCCGGATCCAGGAGATCGTGCCGATGCGCCTGGACGGCGAGCGCACCGAGTCCCTCCGCGAGGACACCCGCTACTTCGAGATGATCACCGCGGTGCGCGAGGCGCTGCACGGCGGCAACCCGGGCGGCGGCATCGCCACGGGTGGCCTGGCCACCGGCGCCGTCGCGGCCTCCGCGCCCGTGCGCGGGGCGGAGACGCGCTGA
- a CDS encoding ABC transporter permease, with amino-acid sequence MSARTESWLRIIAPVAVGAIVLGGWQFLVTVVGVSEYLLPSPASIATQFVDYLPSILSAMYITGMNALIGLLVGSILGIGLAALAANSRLVDGMSAPIVASIAVIPIVALAPVLNSMFGADSQFSRQAIAALATFVPVFINTLRGFRQTRAVHRDLMRVYAASPGQVLRTVTLPTAKPFIFTGIRIASSLAVISALVAEYFGGPRGGLGGLISTSAASSAYARAWAYVVASIVLGLLFYVATLALERLANRRGGGS; translated from the coding sequence ATGAGCGCGCGCACCGAGTCGTGGCTGCGCATCATCGCGCCCGTCGCGGTCGGCGCGATCGTGCTCGGCGGCTGGCAGTTCCTGGTGACCGTGGTCGGCGTCAGCGAGTACCTGCTGCCGAGCCCGGCATCCATCGCCACCCAGTTCGTCGACTACCTGCCCTCGATCCTCTCCGCCATGTACATCACCGGCATGAACGCGCTGATCGGACTGCTCGTCGGCTCCATCCTCGGCATCGGCCTGGCGGCACTCGCCGCGAACTCGCGGCTGGTCGACGGCATGAGCGCGCCGATCGTCGCCTCGATCGCCGTCATCCCGATCGTGGCCCTGGCCCCGGTGCTGAACTCGATGTTCGGCGCGGACAGCCAGTTCAGCCGGCAGGCCATCGCGGCGCTGGCCACCTTCGTGCCCGTGTTCATCAACACGCTGCGCGGGTTCCGGCAGACCCGGGCCGTGCACCGCGACCTGATGCGGGTCTACGCGGCCAGCCCCGGCCAGGTGCTGCGCACCGTGACGCTGCCGACGGCGAAGCCGTTCATCTTCACCGGCATCCGGATCGCCTCCTCGCTGGCCGTGATCTCGGCCCTCGTCGCCGAGTACTTCGGCGGACCGCGCGGCGGCCTGGGCGGCCTCATCTCGACCTCGGCCGCGTCCAGCGCCTACGCCAGGGCGTGGGCCTACGTCGTCGCATCCATCGTGCTCGGCCTCCTCTTCTACGTCGCGACGCTCGCGCTCGAACGCCTCGCCAACCGGCGCGGGGGTGGTTCGTAG
- a CDS encoding ABC transporter substrate-binding protein: MKHSTRRLATLGALTLSAALVLSACSGSGDTSGGSGGSTDGAGGGDATTAVKLQLQWLPQGQFAGYFAAAEQGYFADEGLDVEIIPSGGDIVPQDALANGDVDYAIAWVPKALGSVEAGANITDIAQIFQRSGTLQVSWADSGIDSVADFEGKKIGSWGFGNEWEIFAAMAEEGLDSSTVQIITQDFNMNAFLQGDIDAAQAMTYNEYAQLLEAVNPETGKQYTDADFNVISYQDTVGAMLQDAIWADTARLESDTAYQDTTVKFLKAVVKGWIYAAENPEEASAITIAAGSNWGPSHELWMVNETNKLIWPAPEGIGVIDEAAWDATVKGALSAVNETGASPITKEPPASAWSNDWITKALDELKAEGVDVTGESFTPITVTLAEGGN, from the coding sequence ATGAAACACAGCACACGTCGCCTCGCGACACTGGGCGCGCTCACACTGTCGGCAGCGCTCGTACTCTCCGCTTGTTCCGGTTCTGGCGACACCTCCGGAGGTTCGGGTGGCTCGACCGATGGCGCTGGCGGCGGCGACGCCACCACCGCGGTCAAGCTCCAGCTGCAGTGGCTGCCGCAGGGCCAGTTCGCCGGCTACTTCGCCGCCGCCGAGCAGGGCTACTTCGCCGATGAGGGCCTGGACGTCGAGATCATCCCGTCCGGCGGCGACATCGTGCCGCAGGACGCCCTCGCCAACGGCGACGTCGACTACGCGATCGCCTGGGTGCCGAAGGCGCTCGGCTCGGTCGAGGCCGGCGCCAACATCACCGACATCGCGCAGATCTTCCAGCGCTCCGGCACCCTGCAGGTGTCGTGGGCGGATTCCGGCATCGACTCGGTCGCCGACTTCGAGGGCAAGAAGATCGGCTCCTGGGGCTTCGGCAACGAGTGGGAGATCTTCGCGGCCATGGCCGAGGAGGGCCTGGACTCCTCCACCGTGCAGATCATCACGCAGGACTTCAACATGAACGCCTTCCTGCAGGGTGACATCGACGCCGCGCAGGCGATGACCTACAACGAGTACGCGCAGCTGCTCGAGGCCGTCAACCCCGAGACCGGCAAGCAGTACACGGATGCCGACTTCAACGTGATCAGCTACCAGGACACGGTCGGCGCCATGCTGCAGGACGCGATCTGGGCCGACACCGCCCGGCTCGAGAGCGACACCGCCTACCAGGACACCACGGTCAAATTCCTCAAGGCCGTCGTCAAGGGGTGGATCTACGCGGCGGAGAACCCGGAGGAGGCCTCGGCGATCACCATCGCGGCAGGGTCCAACTGGGGCCCCAGCCACGAGCTGTGGATGGTCAACGAGACCAACAAGCTGATCTGGCCGGCACCGGAGGGCATCGGCGTGATCGACGAGGCCGCCTGGGACGCCACCGTCAAGGGTGCCCTCTCGGCCGTCAACGAGACCGGGGCCTCCCCGATCACGAAGGAGCCGCCGGCATCCGCCTGGTCCAACGACTGGATCACCAAAGCACTCGACGAACTCAAAGCTGAGGGAGTCGATGTGACGGGCGAGAGTTTCACGCCCATCACCGTCACCCTCGCCGAGGGCGGCAACTAA
- a CDS encoding aspartate aminotransferase family protein has protein sequence MLETSNPDLDAITAELDQRHVFHSWSAQAALAPFVIAGGRGSRVWNHEGTSYLDFSSQLVNVNIGHQHPAVISAIQEQASLLATVAPATANLARGEAAKRIADRAPEGFNRVFFTNGGADANENAIRMARQFTGRDKVLSTYRSYHGNTGSAVVATGDWRRIPNEYATGHVHFFGPYAYRSDFWSSTPEQEAERALRHLERVILSEGPSSIAAILLETIPGTAGVLLPPPGYLAGVRELATRHGILLILDEVMCGFGRTGRWFAFDGYDVVPDLITFAKGVNSGYVPVGGVVISDPIADFFNDRVFPGGLTYSGHPLAMASIVAALDTMASEGIVENAAAVGREHIGPGLAALAEKHDIIGEVRGEGVFWAVELVADRATREPVSAAVMGRIKKELVARGLLPFLAENRIHVVPPCVVTPDEVAEAMAIYDEVLSLDLLG, from the coding sequence ATGCTCGAAACATCCAACCCCGATCTCGACGCCATCACGGCCGAGCTCGATCAGCGCCACGTCTTCCACTCGTGGTCGGCGCAGGCCGCTCTCGCGCCGTTCGTGATTGCAGGCGGCAGGGGGTCGCGGGTCTGGAACCATGAAGGGACCAGCTACCTCGACTTCTCGAGCCAGCTGGTGAATGTCAACATCGGGCACCAGCACCCCGCGGTCATCTCCGCCATCCAGGAGCAGGCCAGCCTGCTCGCCACCGTCGCCCCCGCGACCGCCAACCTGGCCCGCGGCGAGGCCGCCAAGCGCATCGCCGATCGTGCACCGGAGGGCTTCAACAGGGTCTTCTTCACCAACGGCGGGGCGGATGCCAACGAGAACGCGATCCGCATGGCACGCCAGTTCACCGGCCGCGACAAGGTGCTCAGCACCTACCGCTCGTACCACGGCAACACCGGCTCTGCCGTCGTCGCCACCGGCGACTGGCGCCGCATCCCCAACGAGTACGCCACCGGCCACGTGCACTTCTTCGGCCCCTACGCCTACCGCAGCGACTTCTGGTCGAGCACGCCGGAGCAGGAGGCGGAGCGTGCCCTGCGCCACCTCGAGCGGGTCATCCTGAGCGAGGGACCGTCGTCGATCGCGGCGATCCTGCTGGAGACCATCCCCGGCACGGCCGGCGTGCTGCTGCCGCCGCCCGGCTACCTGGCCGGCGTGCGCGAGCTCGCCACCCGCCACGGCATCCTGCTCATCCTCGACGAGGTCATGTGCGGCTTCGGCCGCACCGGCCGCTGGTTCGCCTTCGACGGCTACGACGTCGTCCCCGACCTGATCACCTTCGCCAAGGGCGTCAACTCCGGCTACGTCCCGGTCGGTGGCGTCGTCATCAGCGACCCGATCGCCGACTTCTTCAACGACCGGGTGTTCCCCGGCGGCCTCACCTACAGCGGCCACCCGCTAGCGATGGCCTCGATCGTCGCCGCCCTCGACACGATGGCCTCAGAGGGCATCGTCGAGAACGCGGCAGCCGTCGGTCGCGAGCACATCGGCCCCGGCCTGGCCGCCCTGGCCGAGAAGCACGACATCATCGGCGAGGTGCGCGGCGAGGGCGTCTTCTGGGCCGTCGAGCTCGTCGCCGACCGCGCCACCCGCGAGCCGGTCAGCGCCGCCGTGATGGGCCGCATCAAGAAGGAGCTCGTCGCGCGCGGCCTGCTGCCCTTCCTGGCCGAGAACCGCATCCACGTCGTGCCGCCGTGCGTCGTCACGCCGGACGAGGTCGCCGAGGCGATGGCCATCTACGACGAGGTGCTCTCCCTCGACCTGCTCGGCTAA